In Candidatus Persebacteraceae bacterium Df01, a genomic segment contains:
- a CDS encoding M3 family metallopeptidase produces MPKALFDKALAARQFQSGLRLVRQLEFALFDLKLHSGTPRPFMAVLKEARQQTAVLPAPEWNRFPCCFSHIFAGGYAAGYYSYLWAEVLAADAFALFTESGDVLNAELGSRFRQEVLAVGGSRPAMQSFTAFRGRVPKPAALLKHYGLVD; encoded by the coding sequence ATGCCCAAAGCACTGTTTGACAAAGCACTGGCAGCACGCCAGTTTCAATCTGGCTTACGCTTGGTGCGACAATTAGAATTTGCGCTGTTTGATTTAAAACTACACAGCGGTACACCACGCCCTTTTATGGCAGTGCTAAAAGAAGCACGCCAACAAACTGCCGTGTTGCCTGCGCCAGAATGGAATCGGTTTCCCTGTTGTTTTTCGCATATTTTTGCCGGCGGTTATGCGGCAGGCTATTATAGTTATCTGTGGGCGGAAGTGCTGGCAGCAGACGCTTTTGCTTTGTTTACAGAAAGTGGTGATGTATTAAATGCCGAATTGGGTTCACGTTTTCGTCAAGAAGTGCTGGCGGTAGGCGGTTCTCGCCCGGCAATGCAGTCATTCACCGCCTTTCGCGGGCGAGTGCCAAAACCGGCAGCCTTGTTGAAACATTATGGTTTGGTTGATTAA
- a CDS encoding M3 family metallopeptidase has translation MPDNTLLNFKKLPRFAEICPDDVGAAVDSVLTAAEQTADAVADESSPSWETVCAPLEAADEAIARVWNQVEHMHAVMSTPSWRAAYRDNLEKISAHSARMGQHEGVYQQLQTLTQSETLSPTQKKIVADALQDFQLSGIALADEQKTIFRRHSEKLSALSAAFVEHLLDATNDYALDIASEEDLGDMPPDLKQAAALAAGDNNSFRFTLQQPSYVAFMQYSPARKQRRELYYAYNTRASEFGNAARDNTPLVTEILELRAKQASLLGFDDYAHMALQTRMAGTPHEALDFLYDLAARAYPAAVKELEAMRAFAATELGIDDLQPWDVGFVSEHMCRRQFDFSDAELRPYLRVDKVLDGLFSCAEKLFGVCATAVPTSLWLPEAQYFKLHTRNGEEIGGLYLDLYARDTKRGGAWMADALSRCRRSGTLQLPVAHVTCNFAPPKAGSQALLNWDEAVTLFHEFGHALHHLLTEVEEFSASGISGVEWDAVELPSQFMENFIWDWRVLEPMTAHIKKPVSQCPKHCLTKHWQHASFNLAYAWCDN, from the coding sequence ATGCCAGACAATACTTTATTAAATTTTAAAAAACTACCGAGATTTGCCGAGATTTGCCCCGATGACGTCGGTGCTGCCGTTGACTCGGTGTTAACCGCCGCCGAACAAACTGCCGATGCCGTCGCCGATGAATCATCGCCGTCGTGGGAGACGGTTTGCGCACCGCTAGAAGCCGCCGATGAAGCCATTGCCCGCGTTTGGAATCAGGTAGAACACATGCATGCCGTTATGAGTACTCCGTCGTGGCGCGCCGCTTATCGCGATAATCTAGAAAAAATTTCGGCACACTCCGCCCGCATGGGACAGCATGAAGGCGTATACCAACAGCTGCAAACACTCACCCAATCGGAAACGCTTTCTCCTACACAAAAAAAAATCGTCGCTGACGCTTTACAGGATTTTCAATTATCCGGCATCGCTCTGGCAGATGAACAAAAAACAATATTTCGCCGGCACAGCGAAAAACTGTCGGCTTTGTCGGCAGCGTTTGTAGAACACCTGCTAGATGCCACCAACGATTATGCGTTGGATATAGCAAGCGAAGAAGACTTGGGCGACATGCCACCCGACCTCAAACAAGCGGCAGCACTGGCAGCAGGAGATAACAACAGCTTTCGCTTTACCTTACAACAGCCATCTTATGTGGCATTTATGCAGTATTCTCCCGCCCGTAAACAACGGCGCGAACTGTATTACGCCTACAATACCCGCGCCAGCGAATTTGGCAATGCCGCCCGCGACAATACACCGCTTGTCACCGAAATTTTAGAATTGCGTGCCAAACAAGCATCTTTACTGGGGTTTGATGATTACGCCCACATGGCACTACAAACGCGAATGGCTGGTACTCCACATGAAGCGCTGGACTTTTTATATGATCTGGCGGCACGAGCGTATCCTGCTGCTGTTAAAGAATTAGAAGCCATGCGCGCCTTTGCCGCCACCGAGCTAGGCATTGATGATTTGCAGCCGTGGGACGTGGGTTTTGTTTCCGAACACATGTGCCGCCGCCAGTTTGATTTTTCAGATGCCGAGTTGCGCCCCTATTTGCGCGTCGACAAAGTATTAGATGGATTATTTTCCTGTGCCGAAAAACTTTTTGGCGTTTGTGCGACAGCAGTGCCAACATCGCTGTGGCTACCAGAAGCACAATACTTCAAGCTGCACACCCGCAACGGTGAAGAAATCGGCGGTCTGTATCTTGATTTGTACGCGCGTGATACCAAACGTGGCGGTGCGTGGATGGCAGATGCCCTATCGCGTTGTCGTCGCTCGGGAACGCTGCAATTGCCAGTAGCACATGTTACGTGTAACTTCGCCCCACCAAAAGCCGGCTCACAAGCCTTACTCAACTGGGATGAAGCAGTAACGTTGTTTCACGAATTCGGTCACGCTCTGCATCATTTGTTAACTGAGGTAGAAGAATTTTCTGCCTCCGGCATTAGCGGTGTGGAATGGGATGCGGTAGAGCTACCAAGCCAATTTATGGAAAACTTCATTTGGGATTGGCGAGTGCTAGAACCGATGACAGCACACATAAAAAAACCGGTGAGCCAATGCCCAAAGCACTGTTTGACAAAGCACTGGCAGCACGCCAGTTTCAATCTGGCTTACGCTTGGTGCGACAATTAG
- a CDS encoding MFS transporter — protein MSWHIIAFGFLFTLSSAFGQTHFLSLFNAPLREAFSLSHSGIGTLYSVATLGSAMLLPWLGRLIDDIDLRYYAGIVISGLAVAAAVMSYATTWWQLLAAFFLLRLFGQGLSSHTGFAATARLSAQGRGKSISLAGLGMPVGEAISPPLIAVLLLALSWREIWRLSALVELFAVMLLAQWLLRGISTAPPRKMSNTASTTDTDSWTRRQVLADSRFWRAAPALFSPAFIVTALLFHQHSLAAFKGVDFRLWSAAIIAYSLSSVCTSLIAGVLVDKWSGARVVRFSLLPIICACLVPINLDFVALPAVYYALMGMTVGIGVPSVNALWLEMYGAANLGAVRALAQATMVLFSAAGPIIYGLLLDANIGWSMILLLSAAWLGGSSVLLWLTPLTFRKPA, from the coding sequence ATGTCTTGGCACATTATCGCCTTCGGTTTTTTATTTACGCTATCATCAGCATTTGGCCAAACACATTTTTTATCGCTATTCAATGCACCATTACGCGAAGCTTTTTCGCTAAGTCACAGCGGCATTGGCACGTTATATTCTGTTGCGACACTGGGTAGTGCCATGTTGCTACCTTGGCTAGGACGTTTAATTGATGACATTGACTTGCGCTATTACGCCGGTATCGTCATTAGCGGCTTGGCGGTGGCAGCGGCAGTCATGTCTTATGCAACAACATGGTGGCAATTGCTTGCAGCATTTTTCTTGTTGCGGTTATTTGGTCAAGGGTTATCCTCGCACACTGGCTTTGCCGCCACCGCCCGGTTGTCCGCACAAGGACGAGGCAAATCTATAAGCCTGGCAGGCTTGGGCATGCCCGTTGGTGAAGCAATTTCACCGCCGTTAATTGCCGTTTTGTTACTGGCTCTTTCATGGCGGGAAATCTGGCGATTGTCGGCACTAGTAGAACTGTTTGCGGTTATGCTGTTGGCGCAGTGGCTGTTGCGCGGCATATCAACCGCACCGCCGCGAAAAATGTCAAATACAGCGTCAACGACGGATACGGATTCTTGGACACGCCGGCAAGTTTTAGCAGATTCGCGTTTTTGGCGGGCGGCGCCAGCGTTATTTTCACCAGCGTTTATTGTCACCGCATTATTGTTTCACCAACACAGTTTAGCTGCTTTCAAAGGGGTGGATTTTCGCCTTTGGTCAGCGGCAATTATTGCCTATTCGCTATCATCCGTATGCACATCGCTAATTGCCGGCGTGCTGGTAGACAAATGGAGTGGCGCCCGAGTAGTGAGATTTTCGTTACTGCCAATTATTTGTGCTTGCCTCGTACCAATTAACTTGGATTTTGTCGCATTGCCGGCAGTGTATTACGCTTTAATGGGTATGACGGTTGGTATCGGAGTGCCATCAGTCAATGCGTTGTGGCTGGAGATGTACGGAGCAGCAAATTTAGGTGCAGTACGTGCCTTGGCACAAGCAACGATGGTATTGTTCAGTGCCGCTGGACCGATAATTTACGGTTTATTGTTAGATGCAAATATCGGCTGGTCAATGATATTGTTACTGAGTGCGGCTTGGTTGGGCGGCTCGTCTGTCTTGCTGTGGCTAACACCGCTAACCTTTCGCAAGCCAGCCTAA